The Enteractinococcus fodinae genome has a segment encoding these proteins:
- a CDS encoding FAD-dependent monooxygenase — MQFHYRGYDSHDPRIKPAAGYGINRAADVPDEMDVLIVGTGPAAAVVLAQLSRFPSVNVRAVERRPGRLEVGQADGIQARSVETFQAFGFAEEVIKESYRNVEMCFWAPDSQNPSHIARSSRSPDDATGISEFPHIYVNQSRILDYFLRDAQRAPGRAVPDYGVEFLGADIDPDADYPVTAKIRYVTGPRAGEERTVKAKYLVGGDGARSTVRKTLGHRLQGDASMHAWGVMDILANTDFPDIQVKCSIRSQEHGTILLIPREGGYLVRMYVDLGEVTEDSAKTIRSTPIEEIIQDANNILHPYSLDVKSVAWWSVYEVAHRVATGFDDVPDGERDTRTPHAFIMGDACHTHSAKAGQGMNVSMQDGFNLGWKLGLVLDGRAPASLLNTYAEEREVVAHELINFDKQWSAIMADEGDPKEVEEFYLKTFEFPAGFMTEYTKNQITMGTEHQDLAPGFPVGKRFKSAEVMRRADNRWRHLGHFHEADGRWRIYVFADPAAPALEGTPVAEFATWWNDDPTSPRVRYTPGNGDTDAVFDTKVIYQQDYTEVEPYNVPAAFKPVKVPYGLIDTNQIFASGHGRDIFRDRQISKDGAIVVVRPDQYVAGVLPLSAREELTKFFAANMLEPAPTGPPEYISDLEVADRARLAINVED; from the coding sequence ATGCAATTTCACTACCGGGGTTATGACTCCCACGATCCGCGTATCAAGCCAGCAGCCGGTTACGGCATCAACCGCGCGGCAGATGTGCCGGATGAGATGGACGTGCTCATCGTGGGCACCGGTCCCGCTGCGGCTGTCGTGCTCGCGCAGTTGTCTCGCTTCCCCTCGGTGAACGTACGGGCGGTTGAACGGCGCCCGGGTCGGCTTGAAGTAGGCCAGGCCGATGGTATTCAGGCGCGTTCGGTCGAGACGTTCCAGGCCTTCGGTTTCGCTGAAGAGGTCATCAAAGAGTCTTACCGGAACGTCGAAATGTGCTTCTGGGCGCCAGATTCGCAGAATCCATCGCATATTGCCCGATCCTCGCGCAGCCCCGACGATGCGACCGGGATATCAGAGTTCCCGCACATCTACGTCAACCAGTCACGTATTTTGGACTATTTCTTGCGTGACGCTCAGCGAGCACCCGGTCGGGCAGTTCCGGACTACGGAGTGGAATTCCTCGGAGCCGATATCGACCCCGATGCCGACTACCCAGTGACCGCCAAGATCCGGTACGTCACGGGACCGCGAGCTGGTGAAGAGCGCACCGTCAAAGCCAAGTACCTGGTCGGTGGCGACGGAGCTCGTTCGACCGTCCGCAAAACGCTGGGCCACCGGCTCCAAGGGGATGCTTCGATGCATGCTTGGGGTGTCATGGATATCTTGGCCAACACCGACTTCCCCGATATCCAGGTCAAGTGCTCAATTCGGTCGCAAGAGCACGGCACCATCCTGTTGATCCCTCGCGAAGGCGGCTATCTGGTGCGGATGTACGTTGACCTCGGCGAAGTCACCGAAGACAGCGCGAAAACCATCCGCTCCACACCCATCGAAGAGATCATCCAGGATGCGAACAATATTCTGCACCCCTACTCGCTGGACGTGAAATCAGTGGCCTGGTGGTCGGTCTACGAGGTCGCACACCGTGTGGCAACCGGTTTCGATGATGTCCCAGACGGCGAGCGCGATACCCGCACCCCGCACGCCTTCATCATGGGCGACGCGTGCCATACCCACTCGGCAAAAGCCGGTCAGGGGATGAACGTGTCGATGCAGGACGGCTTCAACCTCGGTTGGAAACTCGGCCTCGTGCTAGATGGTCGCGCTCCGGCAAGCCTGCTGAATACCTACGCGGAAGAACGCGAAGTGGTGGCCCATGAGCTGATCAATTTCGATAAGCAATGGTCGGCAATTATGGCCGATGAAGGCGACCCCAAAGAAGTCGAAGAGTTCTATTTGAAGACTTTCGAATTCCCCGCCGGTTTCATGACCGAATACACCAAGAACCAGATCACCATGGGCACCGAGCACCAGGACTTGGCCCCCGGCTTCCCGGTGGGCAAGCGCTTCAAATCGGCTGAAGTCATGCGCCGAGCAGATAACCGCTGGCGTCATCTGGGCCACTTCCACGAGGCCGATGGCCGCTGGCGCATCTATGTCTTTGCCGACCCAGCAGCCCCGGCACTGGAAGGCACACCGGTCGCCGAATTCGCCACGTGGTGGAACGACGACCCGACCTCACCGCGCGTCCGATACACACCTGGTAATGGGGATACCGATGCGGTTTTCGATACCAAGGTCATCTACCAACAGGACTACACCGAGGTCGAACCCTATAACGTTCCCGCGGCGTTCAAACCGGTCAAGGTCCCGTACGGTCTGATCGACACGAATCAGATTTTTGCTTCGGGACATGGTCGCGATATCTTCCGCGACCGCCAGATCAGCAAAGACGGCGCGATCGTGGTGGTCCGGCCGGACCAGTATGTCGCCGGTGTGCTGCCCTTGAGCGCACGCGAAGAGCTTACTAAGTTCTTCGCTGCCAACATGCTGGAACCGGCCCCGACCGGTCCACCCGAATACATCAGCGACCTTGAGGTTGCTGACCGCGCTCGTCTCGCCATCAATGTGGAGGACTGA
- a CDS encoding IclR family transcriptional regulator — protein sequence MSSTTKQVTGGSQTLARGLHALALIGESDTPLTVPKLAQELGIHRSMAYRLVRTLEEFGFIERDSTGNLEIGVRMATLTRSIARDLQTAASPELIVLSNALGMTAFIVTYDGEQAVTLLAVEPQDAITTVAQRPGSRHPIDRGAPGRVIRSQLRPEEYPPKDYEVSHDEVFAGVTSIAVPLRTKDGRPASLAILYLTEGGADIADAAAQLRRSAQRIERVLGTA from the coding sequence ATGTCGAGCACGACCAAACAGGTCACCGGCGGATCGCAAACCCTCGCCCGCGGCCTCCATGCGCTAGCGCTGATCGGTGAATCGGATACCCCGCTGACGGTGCCAAAACTCGCCCAAGAGCTGGGCATTCATCGCTCAATGGCCTATCGCTTAGTGCGCACCTTAGAAGAGTTTGGCTTTATTGAACGGGACTCGACGGGAAATCTCGAGATCGGGGTGCGGATGGCGACCTTGACGCGCAGCATCGCCCGCGATCTGCAAACCGCAGCCAGCCCGGAGCTGATCGTCCTGTCCAACGCGCTGGGGATGACGGCTTTTATCGTGACTTATGACGGTGAACAGGCTGTTACATTATTGGCGGTCGAGCCGCAGGATGCCATCACAACGGTAGCGCAGCGTCCCGGGAGTCGACATCCCATTGACCGCGGCGCACCCGGTCGGGTGATCCGCTCCCAGCTGCGTCCCGAAGAGTACCCGCCCAAGGACTACGAAGTCAGCCATGATGAAGTTTTCGCTGGGGTCACCTCGATTGCAGTGCCGTTACGCACCAAAGACGGTCGACCGGCTTCCCTGGCGATCTTGTACCTGACCGAAGGGGGCGCGGATATTGCTGATGCCGCAGCCCAACTGCGCCGGTCAGCCCAGCGCATCGAACGAGTGCTTGGTACCGCGTGA
- a CDS encoding oxygenase MpaB family protein, which translates to MRQPKSPRTDVELAREGIVLAGGGAAIALQVAHRPVAAGVQQHSNFTADPLGRLRRTLQYLAAIVLPEARSARATVTGWVARAHEPVEGIADGVAYSAADPDTQRWVTATLYWTAEEIRWRIWGEQHPDDADQIYRSYAALGTALGMPQEYWPADRAAFQRYWDEQLASLDVTDAARQIVSDLFAAHSAPWWLRTAMPTARFLTAGLLPAEVRVQLGLDWDGADAVREDRLWRILASAYPQFPAGIRHIPARLVVAELIAGSRGTKHSFDALG; encoded by the coding sequence ATGCGCCAGCCTAAGTCTCCGCGCACCGATGTCGAGCTCGCGCGGGAAGGGATCGTACTCGCCGGGGGTGGAGCTGCCATCGCCTTACAGGTTGCGCACCGGCCCGTAGCCGCCGGCGTCCAACAGCACTCGAACTTTACCGCCGACCCACTGGGCAGGCTGCGCCGCACACTCCAGTATCTGGCCGCTATCGTGCTTCCAGAAGCTCGATCTGCCCGCGCCACCGTTACCGGTTGGGTGGCACGCGCCCACGAACCAGTCGAAGGAATCGCCGATGGCGTGGCCTACAGCGCCGCCGACCCGGACACGCAACGCTGGGTCACCGCCACGCTATATTGGACGGCCGAAGAAATTCGCTGGCGCATTTGGGGTGAACAGCATCCCGACGACGCCGATCAGATTTACCGCAGCTACGCCGCCTTGGGTACCGCGCTAGGTATGCCGCAGGAATACTGGCCCGCAGATCGTGCCGCTTTCCAACGCTACTGGGATGAGCAGCTAGCCAGCCTGGATGTCACGGACGCGGCACGGCAGATCGTTAGTGATCTCTTTGCCGCACACAGTGCTCCGTGGTGGTTGCGCACCGCGATGCCGACGGCCAGGTTTCTGACGGCCGGTCTGTTGCCCGCTGAGGTTCGCGTCCAGCTCGGCCTGGACTGGGATGGCGCCGATGCTGTCCGAGAAGACCGACTGTGGCGCATCCTTGCCTCCGCCTATCCGCAATTCCCTGCGGGAATCCGTCATATTCCTGCACGGCTTGTGGTGGCTGAGTTGATCGCTGGATCACGCGGTACCAAGCACTCGTTCGATGCGCTGGGCTGA
- a CDS encoding aspartate dehydrogenase domain-containing protein has translation MKILLLGFGSIGRHIVKLLDHDFTAMVRDIAAHRERGTMGVRLITEADFEEALTKADLVVEAAGVAAAKEFLPRVHKPMVLTSVGALADPQIANQLMTPNLHITNGAIGGFDLFEAVADQLEHISITTSKDPTGLIQPWMSQDEAARLEALTEPETLFEGNPVDAIEQFPGNVNVAVALAYATRGSRPFSQAIQRVQVRLVADPLRPESAHRIEASGNAGQFNFEFVSAPSPINPATSGTTALSLAATIRRIAPYIRRG, from the coding sequence ATGAAGATCTTGTTGCTGGGTTTTGGGTCAATCGGCCGACATATCGTGAAACTGCTCGACCACGATTTCACGGCGATGGTCCGAGACATTGCTGCCCACCGCGAGCGCGGAACCATGGGCGTTCGGCTGATTACCGAGGCAGATTTCGAGGAGGCACTGACCAAGGCCGACCTAGTGGTTGAGGCCGCTGGCGTTGCAGCTGCCAAAGAGTTTTTACCCCGCGTCCATAAACCCATGGTGCTAACCTCTGTTGGGGCACTCGCCGACCCGCAGATCGCCAATCAGCTGATGACACCGAACCTGCACATCACTAACGGCGCCATCGGGGGTTTCGACCTGTTCGAGGCCGTGGCTGACCAACTCGAGCACATCTCCATCACGACCTCAAAAGATCCGACCGGGTTGATCCAACCCTGGATGAGCCAAGACGAGGCGGCGCGACTCGAAGCACTCACCGAACCGGAGACGCTATTTGAAGGCAACCCGGTGGATGCGATCGAGCAGTTTCCCGGCAACGTCAATGTTGCGGTGGCGCTGGCCTACGCGACGCGCGGGTCGCGCCCGTTCTCGCAAGCCATACAGCGGGTACAAGTACGCTTAGTGGCCGATCCGCTGCGTCCCGAGTCCGCCCACCGCATCGAAGCATCCGGGAATGCCGGTCAGTTCAACTTCGAATTCGTCTCGGCCCCCAGCCCCATCAACCCGGCAACCTCGGGCACGACGGCGTTATCGCTGGCCGCCACGATTCGACGCATCGCACCCTATATTCGACGTGGCTGA
- a CDS encoding polysaccharide deacetylase family protein — protein MAKKIYIAVGVDVDAVGGWLGSYGGQDSPNDISRGMFAGEVGVPRLLQLAQRRNLPFTWFWPGHSIETFPEEFDQVVEAGHEIGHHGYSHENPLEMTREQETEVFEYVYDLIERRAGQAPVGYVAPWWEMSHHTNEILSDAGMLYDHSFMHRDFTPYYVRVGDTWTNIDYNAKSAKEWMKPLVRGEETDLVEIPASWYIDDLPPMMFIKSSPNSHGFVNPRDIEELWRDQFDWVYREMDYAVYPMTIHPDVAGRPQVLLMLERLFDHFSSHPGVEFAYMKDIAEDFKQRYPRKK, from the coding sequence ATGGCAAAGAAAATTTATATCGCAGTGGGTGTCGATGTTGACGCTGTTGGCGGTTGGTTAGGTTCCTACGGGGGCCAAGACTCCCCGAATGACATCTCGCGAGGCATGTTTGCCGGTGAGGTTGGTGTGCCACGACTGCTCCAGTTGGCTCAGCGCCGGAATCTGCCCTTCACCTGGTTCTGGCCCGGGCATTCGATCGAAACCTTCCCAGAGGAGTTCGACCAAGTTGTGGAAGCCGGTCACGAGATCGGCCACCACGGGTACTCGCATGAGAACCCGTTAGAGATGACCCGCGAACAAGAAACCGAAGTCTTCGAATACGTCTACGATCTAATTGAACGTCGCGCAGGCCAAGCTCCTGTTGGGTATGTGGCACCGTGGTGGGAAATGTCGCACCACACCAACGAGATCCTCTCCGACGCCGGCATGCTGTACGACCATTCCTTTATGCACCGGGATTTCACGCCCTATTATGTGCGTGTCGGCGATACCTGGACCAATATTGACTACAACGCAAAATCCGCCAAAGAATGGATGAAGCCTCTTGTCCGCGGTGAAGAAACGGACCTGGTGGAGATCCCTGCGTCCTGGTACATCGATGACCTACCACCGATGATGTTCATTAAATCCAGCCCAAACTCCCACGGATTTGTGAACCCACGCGATATCGAAGAGCTGTGGCGCGACCAGTTCGACTGGGTCTATCGCGAGATGGATTACGCGGTATACCCGATGACCATCCACCCGGACGTCGCAGGTCGCCCCCAAGTGCTGCTGATGCTGGAACGACTCTTTGATCATTTCTCCTCTCACCCCGGGGTCGAATTCGCCTACATGAAAGACATCGCCGAAGACTTCAAGCAGCGCTATCCGCGCAAGAAGTAG
- a CDS encoding SDR family NAD(P)-dependent oxidoreductase: protein MATIHPVLEGKTAIITGAAMGMGEATARVFAEAKANVVVADFNEEKGREVADDIANTLGAKTLFIKVDVSDSAQVKDMVAKTVEEFGSLEVAVNNAALTPDNALVSEFDEDYWDRLMSVALKGVALCMKYELQQMIAQGNGGSIINISSVSGFRPQPNNIAYVAAKHGVVGATRVAALENGKHNIRVNSVAPGAIDTPMLRGALEEFGLDEESYAPQLSLLERFGKPEEIAHASLWLASDQSSYVTGTTIHADAGYVGGR, encoded by the coding sequence ATGGCAACAATTCATCCAGTACTTGAAGGTAAAACGGCAATCATTACCGGCGCTGCAATGGGTATGGGGGAAGCAACCGCACGGGTCTTCGCCGAAGCGAAAGCCAACGTCGTCGTTGCGGACTTCAACGAAGAAAAAGGACGCGAAGTCGCCGATGATATAGCCAACACACTGGGCGCCAAGACACTCTTTATCAAAGTCGATGTATCGGATTCTGCCCAAGTCAAAGACATGGTCGCCAAAACCGTGGAAGAATTTGGGTCGCTCGAGGTCGCGGTCAACAACGCGGCACTGACTCCAGATAATGCACTGGTCTCAGAATTTGATGAAGACTATTGGGACCGCCTGATGAGCGTGGCCCTCAAAGGGGTCGCCCTGTGTATGAAATACGAGCTCCAGCAAATGATCGCCCAAGGAAACGGCGGGTCGATCATTAACATCTCATCGGTGTCTGGTTTTCGGCCACAGCCCAACAATATCGCCTATGTTGCAGCGAAACACGGTGTTGTCGGGGCGACCCGGGTGGCCGCCCTAGAAAACGGCAAGCACAACATTCGGGTGAACTCCGTGGCTCCCGGTGCGATCGATACGCCGATGTTGCGTGGTGCACTGGAAGAATTCGGATTGGACGAAGAATCCTATGCTCCCCAGCTGTCACTGCTGGAGCGGTTTGGGAAACCAGAAGAAATCGCCCATGCCAGCCTGTGGTTAGCATCCGATCAGTCCAGTTATGTCACCGGAACCACGATCCACGCCGATGCCGGCTACGTTGGCGGGCGCTAA
- a CDS encoding M20 family metallopeptidase yields MHVDTLKSQTEATVTEHADALTDLSETLHANPETAWEEYASSKAVADLLEHHGFTVTRNYLGFETAFLAEVGSGSRTVGFMAEYDALAGLGHACGHNLIAASSVGAGVALAPLADELDLTIRVYGTPAEEGGAGKVELIDAGAFQDLEFAMMVHPAPVDIAEAEPFAVSHKYIEYTGVSAHAAAYPDEGINANDAFVIAQVAIGLLRQQLPPDTRIHGVQTVGGSVPNAIPDKTEGRWYIRAATLEDLAEVERKVEACFEAGAVATGAELKITEESKSYAEFRTYEPALEAYKRNAQARGRVFADAKTAGRMNRASTDMGNVSQLVPAIHPYIGVDSLPYTNHQKGFADACVGPVAEQTLLDAAVLMAWTTIDLFAAGTNEGATPEST; encoded by the coding sequence ATGCACGTTGATACGTTGAAATCTCAAACCGAAGCAACCGTGACTGAACACGCTGATGCGCTGACTGACCTATCCGAAACGCTGCACGCCAACCCCGAAACAGCCTGGGAAGAATACGCATCTTCTAAAGCCGTCGCAGATCTGTTGGAACACCACGGCTTTACCGTCACCCGCAATTACCTGGGATTTGAGACTGCTTTTCTTGCCGAAGTCGGCAGCGGGTCTCGTACGGTCGGCTTCATGGCCGAATACGATGCACTGGCAGGACTCGGTCATGCCTGCGGGCACAACCTCATCGCGGCAAGCTCAGTGGGCGCCGGTGTAGCGCTTGCTCCGTTGGCTGATGAGCTCGATCTGACGATTCGCGTCTATGGCACACCTGCCGAAGAGGGCGGAGCCGGCAAGGTAGAACTGATCGATGCCGGGGCCTTTCAGGATCTCGAATTTGCCATGATGGTACATCCGGCACCGGTAGACATCGCCGAAGCTGAACCGTTTGCGGTGTCGCATAAATACATCGAGTACACCGGGGTGTCTGCTCACGCTGCAGCCTATCCCGACGAAGGGATCAACGCCAACGATGCCTTTGTGATAGCGCAGGTCGCGATCGGTTTGCTGCGTCAACAACTACCGCCTGACACCCGAATCCACGGCGTCCAAACCGTTGGAGGGTCGGTGCCCAATGCCATCCCAGATAAGACCGAGGGGCGCTGGTACATCCGGGCCGCAACACTCGAGGACTTGGCTGAAGTAGAGCGCAAAGTGGAGGCGTGTTTCGAGGCCGGAGCAGTCGCCACCGGTGCTGAACTGAAGATCACCGAGGAAAGTAAGTCCTACGCTGAGTTCCGTACCTACGAACCGGCACTTGAGGCATATAAACGCAACGCACAGGCTCGCGGAAGAGTCTTTGCGGATGCGAAAACAGCGGGCCGCATGAACCGGGCGTCAACCGATATGGGGAACGTGTCCCAGCTCGTGCCGGCGATCCATCCATACATTGGCGTTGACTCGCTGCCCTATACCAACCATCAAAAAGGCTTCGCCGATGCCTGCGTTGGTCCCGTCGCCGAACAAACCCTGCTTGATGC